The Homo sapiens chromosome 4, GRCh38.p14 Primary Assembly genome contains the following window.
AGAAGGGGAGGTGGATGTTGAAGGAAATGCAGTCCTGCTGACATTCCAAGGTCTTACCTCTACCTGAAtgctccgaagctgttttgtcaCGGTTCTATGAACTCTGACACACAGCAGCTCAAAGTTACTACCTATTATTGAGCATAGCTCTGCCTGAAGCACGCTGATTTCTAAAGACATTCAGAATGAAGGTAACAATTGTAGACACCTGCTAATACAAGCCTCTGTCTGTGGAGTCCTGCAATTTCTGACTCATTGTATGTAAAAACTCATTAAAGCACTGCCCACACCAGAGAAGGGAGGCTGTCTAATTTGGAGACTGCAGACCATCCAACAAAAGAGAGAGTATTCCTCTCAATCCTTACTTCTCTCTCGCTTCAAGGGCTCACTGGCTTGAGACAACAAAGACAGAAATGGAGATGATATGTGCTGTCCAATGCAGTCCTCCAAAAAGCCTGAGGAAACTCATTATAAAACCATGCAGATTAACTTTAAGCaagatggctgggcacggtggctcacgcctgtaatcccagcactttgggaggccgaggcaggtggatcacctgaggttgggagttcgagaccagcctgaccaacatggagaaaccccatctctactaaaaatacaaaattagtcaggcgtggtgaggcatgcctgtaatcccagctacttgggaggctgaggcaggagaatcactttgacctgggtggcggaggttgcggtgagccgagatcatgccactgcactccagcctgggcgacagaataagactccatctcaaaaaaaaaaaaaaaaactttaagcaaGATCAAGTACCAACAAACCCacataaatttatatttgcttattcattcatataaccaaatatattttgtgcctgtagtccctgggAATACAGCAGTAAACAAACCTTGTTCCCTCATGGAACTTACGTTCTATCTTATTTGAAGTCCTACTGGATAGTTAGAATAGAGGATGAAAACATCACGGAAAAGCAAAACATTACGTAGGTTTCTCACAAGTCCATTCTAAGTCAGTAAAAACTTAGAATTGAATTAAAAGCCATGCTTGCACACCTCAATATAATTATCTTCTTGTAATCTAAGTTGGCGAATCCCCTGAACTAAGAACACTCCCTATTAGTCAGGCCCAAAGAAGGAGTCCAGAGTGAGGATGCAGCTCAGAGGACAAGTCAGAGATCAGGTCACATACACAAAGGAAAGGCCCAAACCAAGGCTATTCTCTCGTTCGACCTCACTTCCGTCCTCTGTTATTGCGGTTCATGTCTTCCCTAACCCCAGTGGCCAAGGGCAGTCAGGAGTAATTGAGGTCTGGCCCAGAAACCTGCATgatatttctttgaaattatatatCCTTAAAATTCATACTTTGTGTTCCGAATTTGTTtcagtataaaaacaaaaaaatcctaattttaggaaaaaaaaatctagtaagtTTTGTGTACCCCAGAGAGGTTCTGTTTATCTTGCAACTTTTTGTTCACCCAGGGGCACTTGTGCCCCAGTCTATAAAACTCTAGGACTAAAACATTTTAGAGCTCGTAGACTTTAGAGCTTTCAGCTCTAACATTTTATGACTAAAATATTAGAAAGCGTAAGGTGGAAAGAGGAAACGAAGTTTGCGCTGTTAAaggattgttttccttttcaaaaaaaaatctgccaaaatTTCCTTTAACTTGAAGCATTTGTGATGATGTAACATGTATCATTATTATCCTTTTCCTGCTGGTAAGGCTGGAAAGCAGAAAAACTTAACCGGTGAAATCCCTAATATGATTGTGATGTCTGTCCTAGCAGATTCACTTGTTAGTCGCCTTTCTTAGATTGTAACTTTTAAGAGCAGACAGCATGTGGCTTTCAATTCTGTGTCCCAAGAGCATggaacatagtaaatgctcaataaatgctgtaTGCATGAATGAGGACCTGGAACAATGGAAGATCCAACATCATCTCGTGTATGATGGTCCAATATGGATACGACTTTTCGAAAACATGTCTATGTTGAGAAGAGTGGATGATGAGAGCCGCACAGATTGTTAACTGTCCCCCAACTCACACTCAGCATTACTGGATAGAAGCCCAGGGTCAAGATgggagttttaattttaatacctaAAAGTCATACCTCTCTTCCTGTCTTAAGATTCTCTCCCTTTTGCATTTTCACAAAGGAGTTCATTGAAAATGATGAGGATGCAGACATGGGAAGACAGAATAAGAACTCAAAGGTTCGAAGACAGCCAAGAAAGAAACAGGTAAGAAGTGACAAGAAACTGTGTCTGCGTATTGTCATTGATCAACAACCCGCCTGCATCCCCAGGGCCATACAGAATCCACAAGGGCAGCCTTCCTTCTTTTGGTACCAACTTTTGGCCTGCTCTGGGGGGCTGTGAGGCGGGGATGCAGATGGGTGGTCCAGGGTGCAGGAGCCTGATTCAGAGACTTATAGATGAGCCTCACAATAAGGCGGGGGTCCATACTTAGAGCATTTTTACTCTAAGTTTTCTCCCATCTCCTGAGAGAGGACTCTAGAAAAGATGGAAGGAGCCTGTTTTAGTGCTTCATTGAAGGCCATGGACTATGATGGGCAGTAGATGGCAGTACACGATTACAAATCTTGGGAAACTCCCTCTTTTTCCAACTCCAAGCCCAAATTCTGTCTTTGAGGCAGAAGCCAACTCCTTTCTCCCGAGCCTGCTGGCAGATCCTCCCCCACCTCTCCGCAGGAGTTCCCCTCCTAGGCTGGGAGCATCCCGTGCAGGGTAAATCTTTTCAAGGTAAGTCCTTGGTAAGAAGTTGTCCTCtgagaagggaggcagggaagcaGCTATTGTGGATGGGAGCTCTGCTTGGAACaatcaagatgccagcaggggagggaggggagagaagcgCCATTTTGAGCCAGCAGTCACGTGAAGGGGCTGCAGAGAGGGGTGGCCAGGAGAGATGAAGAGGTCATAGGGAGACAGAAGAGACCTCCCTCCTAGCTCCCCCCTTGCTCAGCACACTCCTCGGGGCAATCTGGGCAGAGGAGTCACTTTCAGCCTTTCAAGGGAGGGTCCAGGTGGTTGGGGAGGTACTGCCTGGCCACGTGGGCTAGCTCTCTGGCCACTCCTGGGGACTGAGGAGACCCACAGCCAGACACAGCTCCGAAGCTTTAACCCCTTCCTGTGGGGTCAGTCTGCAGCCGTGCAGCCCAAGGCCAGGGGCTGTGGAGGCAGTAGATGAAAAGGGTTCAAGCCTTTAGCTCCACAGTCACAGGCACAGTGAGCAAGTGGGTGACTAGTGCCAAGGCTGCCACGGAGCTTAGACTGAAGAGGAGAAAGGGGCAAGGATGGAGAAGGGAATATAACAGCTCTCAAATGCTGAGCAATTTATGGGCCAGGCTTGGAACTTTATAGGTTGGGAGCATTGCAAGAAACGTAGTTGCACTCCAGAATCAGAATCACATGGGGACTTTTTGTTTAAATAAGTTCCATCCCGGGCCATCTATTTACGTCAGAATCTCTGTGCTTTCTACAGTGACTCAAACATTGTAGCATCTCAAAAAATGggctctttttattatttttcttttacagataagaaagcagTGTACAAGGAAGTTaactaacttgcccaaagtcccaCAGTCAGTCTGAGTTTGGAGGCAAGCTTTAGTCTATCTGTCCTCAAAGGTGTTATTGCAAATTCTGCTTCCTTGTTTTCCTTCACTGAGAGTGTGGGGAAGGAACCAGAGGCTATTCTTGGGGGGTGTCCAAAGGGTGGACTAAATATTTGCCCCTGAATTACCCAGTAACACTTTAGCTGCTGTTTGCAAACTATTTGAAGTTGGGAACAAACtgattttcctgtttctctttcctccaaattcctGCAGAGCTCTACATATTTTACctagaaaaagtgaaaataataacgTTATTTGGGGACGCCTTGATAATTTCACAAAAGCATTTCTAGAGAAATTCTGGGTTGGCACCTCTTCCCTGGTGGGTACTCACAGTGAGTCAGGTGACAGAGACTGTGGTTATCCAGATGTGAATAGTACTAAGGCCTGTCCCCTCACTGGTGACCCATCTTCCCAAGAGAGGAACAGACTCAAATAAAGTCCTGGGAGTCTCTGAACCTCTGACCTTCTTCCTCCAGCCACCAACTGCTGTCCCCAAGGAAATGGTGTCCGAAAAATCCCACCTTGGCAACCCCCAGGAGCCTGTGCAGGAGGAGCCCAAGACCCGCCTCCTGAGTATGACAGTCCGGAGAGGCCCACGGAGTAAGTGCCCCTCTTCCATTCAGCTACTGCTTGTTAACTGCCTACTGTGAGCTCAGCACAGAGCAGTATAGGGATTTTTTATGGGTGTTATTTTTCATGCATTGCCACTGCTGCTCCACCCACTTTACCCCAACTTGGTGAGTGACTCTAGGTTAATCCCTGCCAAGGAGACAGAACACATAGCTTCAGGATGTGTTTCTATAACCACATAATAttatttggatgtttgtcccctccaaatctgaAATGTGACCTTCAATGTTAGAGGtggagcctagtgggaggtgtctgggtcatgagGGCACAACTCATGAATTGGTTGGTGTTGTCCTctagtaatgagtgagttcttgctctgttcactcacaggagagctggttgttaaaaagagcctgggcaggccaggcacggtgactcacgtctgtaatcccagcactttggaaggccgaggcgggtaaatcacctgaggttgggagttcaagaccagcctgaccaacatggagaaaccccatctctactaaaaatacaaaaaaattagccaggcgtggtggcgcatgcctgtaatcccagctacttgggaggctgaggcatgagaattgcttgaacctgggaggtggaggttgcagtgagccgagatcggagcactgcactccagcctaggcaacagagcaagactccatctcagaaaacaaacaaacaaaaaagagcctggaacctcctcccctctctcttgctccctctctcaccatgcgACACACctgtttccccttccccttctgacATAAGTGAAAGCTTCCTAAGGCCTCACCAgaggcagatgctggcaccatgcttatTGCACAgtctgcagaacagtgagccaaaataaacctcttttctttataaattacccagtctcagatattcctttatagcaatgcaaaatggactaacaatACATAAGTTAGGGAGTGTTAATTAGAATGGAAATTAAATATGCAGAAACTCAAAGGAAGATGAAATTGTTA
Protein-coding sequences here:
- the CC2D2A gene encoding coiled-coil and C2 domain-containing protein 2A isoform b (isoform b is encoded by transcript variant 2): MNPREEKVKIITEEFIENDEDADMGRQNKNSKVRRQPRKKQKPTPFSRACWQILPHLSAGVPLLGWEHPVQGKSFQATNCCPQGNGVRKIPPWQPPGACAGGAQDPPPEYDSPERPTERAGC
- the CC2D2A gene encoding coiled-coil and C2 domain-containing protein 2A isoform X3 → MNPREEKVKIITEEFIENDEDADMGRQNKNSKVRRQPRKKQPPTAVPKEMVSEKSHLGNPQEPVQEEPKTRLLSMTVRRGPRRELVVKKSLGRPGTVTHVCNPSTLEGRGG